CTCGCGGCACACGCTCCGCCTGCAGGGCGGTGTGATGACGCCCGCCGAGGTCGCGCGGCTCGCCGGCCACCCCTGGCTTCCCGACGCGCTCGGGCTCCGGCGCTGGGACGATCAGGCGAAGGTCCCGGGCCGGGCCACGGGACCGCTCGAGGCGTGGGCGCCGCTCCTCGGGCGCTACTTCGGGCGCTGAGCCGGGACGCTCGCGATGGCGGTGCTGAGCGACGCGGACGTCCAGGCCGAGCTCGCGCGGACGCCCGGGTGGACACGGAGCGGCAAGACGATCGAGAAGACCTACCGGTTCCGGGACTTCAAGGAGGCGATGTTCTTCGTGAACGGCGTCGCGGCCCTCGCCGAGCGCGCCGGGCATCACCCCGACGTCGCGATCCACTACAACGCGGTGACGCTCTCGCTCTGGACCCACTCCGC
This DNA window, taken from Candidatus Methylomirabilota bacterium, encodes the following:
- a CDS encoding 4a-hydroxytetrahydrobiopterin dehydratase, translated to MAVLSDADVQAELARTPGWTRSGKTIEKTYRFRDFKEAMFFVNGVAALAERAGHHPDVAIHYNAVTLSLWTHSAGGLTAKDFALARGLDAALA